One Podarcis muralis chromosome Z, rPodMur119.hap1.1, whole genome shotgun sequence DNA segment encodes these proteins:
- the LOC114589225 gene encoding uncharacterized protein LOC114589225: MMFRFRRRTFLATGVCLVALASILKLSYFRIQKYALLPKVVAQKEKDLCKGWVTNNSISALSDNRSFIITPYFDDRVEKQTRVIGIVHHKEVKDHYCWFCCPADGVAFISKAAIEFHLDRFGFPYVVTDLICLEPSHCEPRYMALQSSGEGSDSGISPLFEIKNRQRQSTLVDFTVCISTMFGDYNNVLQFVQSMEMYKFLGAQKVVIYKNSCSQLMEKVLQFYVVEGTVEVVPWPITSYLSVSNEWHFTNDGTKIGYYGQIAALNDCVYRNMYRSRYVLLNDIDEIILPVQHMDWKTLMQNLEKQNPEIGIFLFENHIFPNNVFTFPPVHVPHSWNMVPGVNILQHVLREPNRKEIINPRKMIVDPRKVVQTSVHSVLQGIGGSVEVPADVAIVFHCRSPFQPNLPREFLIKDTILWRYNTSLIGRVNKVLQKIPFEVVK; encoded by the coding sequence ATGATGTTCCGTTTTCGAAGAAGAACTTTTTTAGCTACAGGGGTATGTCTGGTGGCTCTTGCCTCTATACTAAAACTTTCCTACTTCCGGATACAGAAATACGCTTTACTACCCAAAGTTGttgcacagaaagaaaaagaCCTCTGCAAAGGATGGGTCACCAATAACTCAATCTCTGCTTTGAGTGACAACAGATCTTTTATTATCACTCCATACTTCGATGACAGGGTGGAAAAGCAGACTCGGGTGATTGGGATTGTACATCACAAGGAAGTTAAGGACCACTATTGCTGGTTTTGTTGCCCAGCTGATGGTGTGGCCTTTATCTCTAAGGCTGCAATAGAGTTCCACTTGGATCGTTTTGGATTTCCATACGTGGTCACAGACTTGATTTGTTTGGAACCCTCACACTGTGAGCCTCGTTACATGGCATTGCAGTCATCTGGCGAAGGATCTGACAGTGGCATATCACcactgtttgaaataaaaaatcgCCAGCGACAGAGCACTCTGGTGGACTTCACAGTGTGCATCTCCACCATGTTTGGAGACTATAACAATGTCCTCCAGTTCGTGCAGAGCATGGAAATGTATAAGTTCCTTGGAGCGCAGAAGGTGGTGATCTATAAGAACAGCTGCAGCCAGTTGATGGAGAAAGTCCTTCAATTCTATGTGGTGGAAGGGACTGTGGAGGTGGTGCCCTGGCCAATCACATCCTATCTCAGTGTTTCTAATGAATGGCATTTCACGAACGATGGGACCAAAATTGGCTACTATGGACAAATCGCTGCTCTGAATGACTGTGTCTACCGGAATATGTACAGGAGCAGGTACGTTCTGCTGAATGACATTGATGAAATTATTCTTCCCGTTCAACATATGGATTGGAAAACCTTGATGCAAAACCTTGAGAAACAAAATCCGGAGATTGGTATCTTCCTCTTTGAGAACCACATTTTCCCAAATAATGTCTTCACCTTCCCCCCTGTTCATGTTCCACATTCTTGGAATATGGTACCTGGAGTCAACATCCTGCAGCATGTCCTCCGAGAACCAAACAGGAAAGAGATCATAAACCCAAGGAAAATGATTGTTGATCCGAGGAAAGTGGTTCAGACGTCTGTTCACTCTGTCCTTCAGGGGATCGGAGGCAGTGTGGAAGTCCCTGCAGATGTTGCAATTGTCTTCCACTGTCGGTCTCCTTTCCAACCAAATTTGCCCAGGGAATTCCTGATCAAGGACACAATACTCTGGAGATATAACACATCACTAATAGGCAGAGTTAACAAAGTGCTACAGAAGATACCATTTGAAGTGGTGAAGTAG
- the LOC114589223 gene encoding beta-1,4-galactosyltransferase galt-1-like isoform X2, with translation MRETHINNYRHFVARPGVKMYFCRRNNFMVVVSFLIVLSFEAYLWLMQTPLLPQTIQSTDLCKGEIANGTITALKYNKTFIISPYHDDREGNLTRVIAVVRYKKIQDLYCWFCCSHDGHVSIIRAAIDIHLDRTDFPFGPADIVCLEPRKCSPKYVSIHSSPRGKIDKLPRFEIKNRVPEDSFSAEFTLCLPVMFGNYSNVLQFIQSMEMYKILGAQKVLVYMYNCSQLIEKVLEFYVAEGTIDIIPWPIFSYVNFSSFWYSSKDWDYGKATVLNDCIYRNMYRSKYVVLNDIDEIILPIKHLSWKTMVSDLEDRNPETGIFLFENHLFPQHIFSSTDTLNISSWKMVPGTNILQHIYREPIKLKFSNQRKMIVNPRAVVQTSVHTILKGYSKTLVVPKEIAILYHCRQYVEKEVPGKYLIRDTTIWRYNVSLINNVNNILEKQFPRKSSKFRWNKF, from the exons ATGAGAGAAACCCACATAAATAA TTACAGGCACTTTGTTGCAAGGCCAGGAGTAAAGATGTATTTCTGTAGAAGAAACAATTTTATGGTGGTAGTTTCTTTTCTAATTGTACTGTCCTTTGAAGCATACTTGTGGCTGATGCAAACGCCTTTGCTGCCACAAACAATACAGTCAACGGATCTCTGCAAAGGTGAGATTGCCAATGGTACAATAACagctttaaaatataataaaacatttatcATTTCACCATATCATGATGACAGAGAAGGAAACCTAACTCGTGTGATCGCAGTAGTGCGCTACAAGAAAATACAGGACCTTTATTGTTGGTTTTGCTGTAGTCATGATGGCCACGTCTCCATAATAAGAGCAGCCATAGACATTCACTTGGATAGAACTGATTTCCCTTTTGGTCCAGCAGATATCGTGTGCTTGGAACCCAGAAAGTGCTCTCCAAAATACGTGTCAATTCATTCATCTCCTAGAGGGAAAATCGACAAGCTACCAAGGTTTGAAATTAAGAACCGTGTGCCCGAGGATTCATTTTCTGCTGAATTCACCCTTTGTCTCCCTGTCATGTTTGGAAACTACAGCAATGTCTTGCAGTTCATACAAAGCATGGAAATGTATAAAATTCTTGGTGCACAGAAAGTGCTGGTCTACATGTACAACTGCAGCCAACTCATAGAGAAAGTATTGGAATTTTATGTTGCAGAAGGCACCATTGATATTATTCCATGGCCAATTTTCTCATATGTTAATTTCTCTTCTTTCTGGTATTCTTCCAAAGACTGGGACTATGGGAAAGCTACAGTCCTAAATGATTGCATCTACCGCAATATGTACAGGAGCAAATATGTGGTTCTTAATGACATTGATGAAATTATCCTACCCATTAAGCATCTGAGTTGGAAAACAATGGTAAGCGATCTTGAGGATCGAAATCCAGAGACAGGCATCTTCTTGTTTGAGAACCATTTATTTCCTCAGCATATCTTTTCCTCTACAGACacactcaacatttcatcctggAAAATGGTCCCAGGAACTAATATACTGCAGCATATTTACAGAGAGCCCATTAAACTGAAGTTTAGTAATCAGAGAAAGATGATCGTTAATCCAAGAGCAGTGGTTCAGACTTCAGTCCACACCATTCTCAAAGGTTATAGTAAGACGCTGGTAGTTCCCAAAGAGATTGCAATTCTTTATCATTGCAGACAGTATGTTGAAAAAgaggtccctggaaaatacctcATTAGGGACACAACGATCTGGAGATACAATGTTTCTTTGATTAATAATGTTAACAACATACTTGAAAAACAATTCCCTAGAAAGAGTTCCAAGTTTAGATGGAATAAATTCTAG
- the LOC114589223 gene encoding beta-1,4-galactosyltransferase galt-1-like isoform X4, translating into MNRCWGWGGETENPEFARVESYRHFVARPGVKMYFCRRNNFMVVVSFLIVLSFEAYLWLMQTPLLPQTIQSTDLCKDIVCLEPRKCSPKYVSIHSSPRGKIDKLPRFEIKNRVPEDSFSAEFTLCLPVMFGNYSNVLQFIQSMEMYKILGAQKVLVYMYNCSQLIEKVLEFYVAEGTIDIIPWPIFSYVNFSSFWYSSKDWDYGKATVLNDCIYRNMYRSKYVVLNDIDEIILPIKHLSWKTMVSDLEDRNPETGIFLFENHLFPQHIFSSTDTLNISSWKMVPGTNILQHIYREPIKLKFSNQRKMIVNPRAVVQTSVHTILKGYSKTLVVPKEIAILYHCRQYVEKEVPGKYLIRDTTIWRYNVSLINNVNNILEKQFPRKSSKFRWNKF; encoded by the exons ATGAAtaggtgctgggggtgggggggagagacagaaaatCCCGAATTTGCAAGAGTTGAGAG TTACAGGCACTTTGTTGCAAGGCCAGGAGTAAAGATGTATTTCTGTAGAAGAAACAATTTTATGGTGGTAGTTTCTTTTCTAATTGTACTGTCCTTTGAAGCATACTTGTGGCTGATGCAAACGCCTTTGCTGCCACAAACAATACAGTCAACGGATCTCTGCAAAG ATATCGTGTGCTTGGAACCCAGAAAGTGCTCTCCAAAATACGTGTCAATTCATTCATCTCCTAGAGGGAAAATCGACAAGCTACCAAGGTTTGAAATTAAGAACCGTGTGCCCGAGGATTCATTTTCTGCTGAATTCACCCTTTGTCTCCCTGTCATGTTTGGAAACTACAGCAATGTCTTGCAGTTCATACAAAGCATGGAAATGTATAAAATTCTTGGTGCACAGAAAGTGCTGGTCTACATGTACAACTGCAGCCAACTCATAGAGAAAGTATTGGAATTTTATGTTGCAGAAGGCACCATTGATATTATTCCATGGCCAATTTTCTCATATGTTAATTTCTCTTCTTTCTGGTATTCTTCCAAAGACTGGGACTATGGGAAAGCTACAGTCCTAAATGATTGCATCTACCGCAATATGTACAGGAGCAAATATGTGGTTCTTAATGACATTGATGAAATTATCCTACCCATTAAGCATCTGAGTTGGAAAACAATGGTAAGCGATCTTGAGGATCGAAATCCAGAGACAGGCATCTTCTTGTTTGAGAACCATTTATTTCCTCAGCATATCTTTTCCTCTACAGACacactcaacatttcatcctggAAAATGGTCCCAGGAACTAATATACTGCAGCATATTTACAGAGAGCCCATTAAACTGAAGTTTAGTAATCAGAGAAAGATGATCGTTAATCCAAGAGCAGTGGTTCAGACTTCAGTCCACACCATTCTCAAAGGTTATAGTAAGACGCTGGTAGTTCCCAAAGAGATTGCAATTCTTTATCATTGCAGACAGTATGTTGAAAAAgaggtccctggaaaatacctcATTAGGGACACAACGATCTGGAGATACAATGTTTCTTTGATTAATAATGTTAACAACATACTTGAAAAACAATTCCCTAGAAAGAGTTCCAAGTTTAGATGGAATAAATTCTAG
- the LOC114589223 gene encoding beta-1,4-galactosyltransferase galt-1-like isoform X1 encodes MNRCWGWGGETENPEFARVESYRHFVARPGVKMYFCRRNNFMVVVSFLIVLSFEAYLWLMQTPLLPQTIQSTDLCKGEIANGTITALKYNKTFIISPYHDDREGNLTRVIAVVRYKKIQDLYCWFCCSHDGHVSIIRAAIDIHLDRTDFPFGPADIVCLEPRKCSPKYVSIHSSPRGKIDKLPRFEIKNRVPEDSFSAEFTLCLPVMFGNYSNVLQFIQSMEMYKILGAQKVLVYMYNCSQLIEKVLEFYVAEGTIDIIPWPIFSYVNFSSFWYSSKDWDYGKATVLNDCIYRNMYRSKYVVLNDIDEIILPIKHLSWKTMVSDLEDRNPETGIFLFENHLFPQHIFSSTDTLNISSWKMVPGTNILQHIYREPIKLKFSNQRKMIVNPRAVVQTSVHTILKGYSKTLVVPKEIAILYHCRQYVEKEVPGKYLIRDTTIWRYNVSLINNVNNILEKQFPRKSSKFRWNKF; translated from the exons ATGAAtaggtgctgggggtgggggggagagacagaaaatCCCGAATTTGCAAGAGTTGAGAG TTACAGGCACTTTGTTGCAAGGCCAGGAGTAAAGATGTATTTCTGTAGAAGAAACAATTTTATGGTGGTAGTTTCTTTTCTAATTGTACTGTCCTTTGAAGCATACTTGTGGCTGATGCAAACGCCTTTGCTGCCACAAACAATACAGTCAACGGATCTCTGCAAAGGTGAGATTGCCAATGGTACAATAACagctttaaaatataataaaacatttatcATTTCACCATATCATGATGACAGAGAAGGAAACCTAACTCGTGTGATCGCAGTAGTGCGCTACAAGAAAATACAGGACCTTTATTGTTGGTTTTGCTGTAGTCATGATGGCCACGTCTCCATAATAAGAGCAGCCATAGACATTCACTTGGATAGAACTGATTTCCCTTTTGGTCCAGCAGATATCGTGTGCTTGGAACCCAGAAAGTGCTCTCCAAAATACGTGTCAATTCATTCATCTCCTAGAGGGAAAATCGACAAGCTACCAAGGTTTGAAATTAAGAACCGTGTGCCCGAGGATTCATTTTCTGCTGAATTCACCCTTTGTCTCCCTGTCATGTTTGGAAACTACAGCAATGTCTTGCAGTTCATACAAAGCATGGAAATGTATAAAATTCTTGGTGCACAGAAAGTGCTGGTCTACATGTACAACTGCAGCCAACTCATAGAGAAAGTATTGGAATTTTATGTTGCAGAAGGCACCATTGATATTATTCCATGGCCAATTTTCTCATATGTTAATTTCTCTTCTTTCTGGTATTCTTCCAAAGACTGGGACTATGGGAAAGCTACAGTCCTAAATGATTGCATCTACCGCAATATGTACAGGAGCAAATATGTGGTTCTTAATGACATTGATGAAATTATCCTACCCATTAAGCATCTGAGTTGGAAAACAATGGTAAGCGATCTTGAGGATCGAAATCCAGAGACAGGCATCTTCTTGTTTGAGAACCATTTATTTCCTCAGCATATCTTTTCCTCTACAGACacactcaacatttcatcctggAAAATGGTCCCAGGAACTAATATACTGCAGCATATTTACAGAGAGCCCATTAAACTGAAGTTTAGTAATCAGAGAAAGATGATCGTTAATCCAAGAGCAGTGGTTCAGACTTCAGTCCACACCATTCTCAAAGGTTATAGTAAGACGCTGGTAGTTCCCAAAGAGATTGCAATTCTTTATCATTGCAGACAGTATGTTGAAAAAgaggtccctggaaaatacctcATTAGGGACACAACGATCTGGAGATACAATGTTTCTTTGATTAATAATGTTAACAACATACTTGAAAAACAATTCCCTAGAAAGAGTTCCAAGTTTAGATGGAATAAATTCTAG
- the LOC114589223 gene encoding beta-1,4-galactosyltransferase galt-1-like isoform X3 has product MYFCRRNNFMVVVSFLIVLSFEAYLWLMQTPLLPQTIQSTDLCKGEIANGTITALKYNKTFIISPYHDDREGNLTRVIAVVRYKKIQDLYCWFCCSHDGHVSIIRAAIDIHLDRTDFPFGPADIVCLEPRKCSPKYVSIHSSPRGKIDKLPRFEIKNRVPEDSFSAEFTLCLPVMFGNYSNVLQFIQSMEMYKILGAQKVLVYMYNCSQLIEKVLEFYVAEGTIDIIPWPIFSYVNFSSFWYSSKDWDYGKATVLNDCIYRNMYRSKYVVLNDIDEIILPIKHLSWKTMVSDLEDRNPETGIFLFENHLFPQHIFSSTDTLNISSWKMVPGTNILQHIYREPIKLKFSNQRKMIVNPRAVVQTSVHTILKGYSKTLVVPKEIAILYHCRQYVEKEVPGKYLIRDTTIWRYNVSLINNVNNILEKQFPRKSSKFRWNKF; this is encoded by the coding sequence ATGTATTTCTGTAGAAGAAACAATTTTATGGTGGTAGTTTCTTTTCTAATTGTACTGTCCTTTGAAGCATACTTGTGGCTGATGCAAACGCCTTTGCTGCCACAAACAATACAGTCAACGGATCTCTGCAAAGGTGAGATTGCCAATGGTACAATAACagctttaaaatataataaaacatttatcATTTCACCATATCATGATGACAGAGAAGGAAACCTAACTCGTGTGATCGCAGTAGTGCGCTACAAGAAAATACAGGACCTTTATTGTTGGTTTTGCTGTAGTCATGATGGCCACGTCTCCATAATAAGAGCAGCCATAGACATTCACTTGGATAGAACTGATTTCCCTTTTGGTCCAGCAGATATCGTGTGCTTGGAACCCAGAAAGTGCTCTCCAAAATACGTGTCAATTCATTCATCTCCTAGAGGGAAAATCGACAAGCTACCAAGGTTTGAAATTAAGAACCGTGTGCCCGAGGATTCATTTTCTGCTGAATTCACCCTTTGTCTCCCTGTCATGTTTGGAAACTACAGCAATGTCTTGCAGTTCATACAAAGCATGGAAATGTATAAAATTCTTGGTGCACAGAAAGTGCTGGTCTACATGTACAACTGCAGCCAACTCATAGAGAAAGTATTGGAATTTTATGTTGCAGAAGGCACCATTGATATTATTCCATGGCCAATTTTCTCATATGTTAATTTCTCTTCTTTCTGGTATTCTTCCAAAGACTGGGACTATGGGAAAGCTACAGTCCTAAATGATTGCATCTACCGCAATATGTACAGGAGCAAATATGTGGTTCTTAATGACATTGATGAAATTATCCTACCCATTAAGCATCTGAGTTGGAAAACAATGGTAAGCGATCTTGAGGATCGAAATCCAGAGACAGGCATCTTCTTGTTTGAGAACCATTTATTTCCTCAGCATATCTTTTCCTCTACAGACacactcaacatttcatcctggAAAATGGTCCCAGGAACTAATATACTGCAGCATATTTACAGAGAGCCCATTAAACTGAAGTTTAGTAATCAGAGAAAGATGATCGTTAATCCAAGAGCAGTGGTTCAGACTTCAGTCCACACCATTCTCAAAGGTTATAGTAAGACGCTGGTAGTTCCCAAAGAGATTGCAATTCTTTATCATTGCAGACAGTATGTTGAAAAAgaggtccctggaaaatacctcATTAGGGACACAACGATCTGGAGATACAATGTTTCTTTGATTAATAATGTTAACAACATACTTGAAAAACAATTCCCTAGAAAGAGTTCCAAGTTTAGATGGAATAAATTCTAG